One Micromonospora eburnea genomic region harbors:
- a CDS encoding VOC family protein codes for MSSTPVNWFEIGSDRPDEVERFYADLFGWTFEERGGPGASYRQTAGGEQGIGGAIRAIGGDSPNYAIFYAEVADVAEACRRAEAADGRILVPLRSAPSGLTYAHLLDPSGNRLGVYTPPPATA; via the coding sequence ATGTCCAGCACGCCCGTCAACTGGTTCGAGATCGGCTCCGACCGGCCGGATGAGGTCGAGCGGTTCTACGCCGACCTGTTCGGCTGGACCTTCGAGGAGCGGGGCGGGCCGGGGGCGTCGTACCGGCAGACGGCCGGTGGGGAGCAGGGGATCGGCGGCGCGATCCGGGCCATCGGCGGCGACTCACCAAACTACGCGATCTTCTACGCGGAGGTGGCGGACGTGGCGGAGGCCTGCCGGCGGGCCGAGGCGGCCGACGGCCGGATCCTGGTGCCGCTGCGGTCCGCGCCGAGCGGGCTGACCTACGCGCACCTGCTCGACCCGTCCGGGAACCGCCTGGGCGTCTACACCCCGCCGCCCGCCACGGCGTGA
- a CDS encoding NACHT domain-containing protein, with protein sequence MRDTLSYADAVRLLGGEKSRLVDWFERLTAVLPVPPGLGVVDVKGVVRLGDELLRRVSENRSGLSRYGRTQRLEAAHAVLVVTAFFEVLDEAELPLDLAAARIVKAEQLALSGAGPVQARVLTDAFFRTRAPVPGPHLPYPRLHAAVTRFYDGLAADLDAFLHGLEVWERLTGSQQKQLARALARLPATAADRYRDLLTRLAVDFPEVSFWLGLHEHEATREEVRGLSTGLAELRDALVALSTGGPPDDRRAALAAAYAAELRRPVVSSGDVPVGLTVPTLGDAYVPPLCRIAELGPGARPSDENWWHRQPVRDDLWQSLVVHLTSPGATRAPLLLLGQPGSGKSVFTRVVAGRLPAADFLVVRVVLRDVYAAGDLQDQIEQAIRNDTGERLDWPVLARSAGDALPVVLLDGFDELLQATGVSQTDYLRRVAAFQRREADQGRPVAVLVTSRTSVADRAQPPPGTVAIRLEPFDGTRVDTWVRTWNQVNAAAFRAPGARPLDPATVLSHRELAEQPLLLLMLALYDAEGHDLRQAGELRRGELYERLLSRFARREVVKQRDGLPDRELDRAVEEELRRLAVVAFAMFNRGVQWVTTNELDADLAALPFGGSGAARRDGLRAPLAAAEVVLGRFFFIHRSRSSDEERRRETYEFLHATFGEYLVARLTAQVVDDLVARDGAASLSWAGEPPDDDLLHALLSYGVLSTRATVLAFLDERLARRAVADRAAWRDLLLRLFRAAPYAAGARRFDSYHPRRLRVPARYAAYSANLLLLILADGGPVTGWTLFPQATDPVDDWRAQVGLWRAQLDPEQWQSLSDLLALERIEEGAGRDVRIWTDDRFAVPPDMDVPWNAGLPGQLASGYAAPRELLARLRRNAHLSCDPEAAIVVHALEPVFDKLSSALAVFGDVNGIVHVSAAHALLDAWLLPLRPATQQERTYTYLRCVRLVNGLPAMVPVWDRAAFLRLLLDRLATDREASAEVVVEVLAACHPEPLQDSAVVFALLRCVRRVLGSDEATDLRLSLIVDATVRDWTGLLDITLDDVTADVLVRLAARGVSTPFITPDQLAAFDASYGGQHPDLVRRLRPLVREVAGVDGETPTGRCRGGPRG encoded by the coding sequence GTGCGCGACACCCTCAGCTACGCCGACGCGGTCCGCCTGCTGGGCGGCGAGAAGAGCCGGCTCGTCGACTGGTTCGAGCGGCTGACGGCGGTGTTGCCGGTGCCGCCCGGGCTGGGAGTCGTCGACGTCAAGGGGGTCGTCCGGCTCGGGGACGAGTTGCTGCGCCGGGTGTCCGAGAACCGCTCCGGGCTGTCCCGGTACGGCCGTACGCAGCGGCTGGAGGCAGCGCACGCGGTGCTGGTGGTGACCGCCTTCTTCGAGGTGCTGGACGAGGCCGAGCTGCCGCTCGACCTGGCGGCGGCGCGGATCGTCAAGGCCGAACAGCTGGCGCTGTCCGGGGCGGGCCCGGTCCAAGCCCGCGTGCTGACCGACGCCTTCTTCCGGACCCGCGCGCCGGTGCCCGGCCCGCACCTGCCCTACCCGAGGCTGCACGCCGCCGTGACCCGGTTCTACGACGGGCTGGCCGCCGACCTCGATGCCTTCCTGCACGGCCTGGAGGTCTGGGAGCGGCTGACCGGGTCGCAGCAGAAGCAGCTCGCGAGGGCGCTGGCGCGGCTGCCGGCCACCGCGGCCGACCGCTATCGCGACCTGCTGACCCGGCTCGCCGTCGACTTCCCCGAGGTGTCGTTCTGGCTTGGCCTGCACGAGCACGAGGCCACCCGGGAGGAGGTCCGTGGGCTGTCCACCGGGCTTGCCGAGCTGCGTGACGCCCTGGTCGCGCTCTCCACGGGCGGTCCACCGGACGACCGGCGGGCCGCTCTCGCCGCCGCGTACGCCGCCGAACTGCGTCGGCCCGTCGTCTCCTCCGGTGACGTGCCGGTGGGGCTGACCGTGCCGACGCTCGGCGACGCGTACGTGCCGCCGCTGTGCCGGATCGCCGAGCTGGGCCCGGGCGCCCGGCCCAGCGACGAGAACTGGTGGCACCGGCAACCGGTCCGCGACGACCTGTGGCAGTCCCTCGTCGTCCACCTCACGTCGCCCGGCGCGACCCGGGCACCCCTGCTGCTGCTCGGGCAGCCGGGCTCCGGCAAGTCGGTGTTCACCCGGGTGGTGGCGGGCCGGCTGCCGGCGGCCGACTTCCTGGTGGTCCGGGTGGTGCTGCGCGACGTGTACGCGGCCGGCGACCTGCAGGACCAGATCGAGCAGGCGATCCGCAACGACACCGGGGAACGCCTGGACTGGCCGGTGCTGGCCCGCTCGGCCGGCGACGCCCTGCCGGTGGTGCTGCTCGACGGCTTCGACGAACTGCTCCAGGCCACCGGGGTCAGCCAGACCGACTACCTCCGGCGGGTGGCCGCGTTCCAGCGGCGCGAGGCCGATCAGGGCCGGCCGGTGGCGGTGCTGGTCACCAGCCGGACCAGCGTGGCCGACCGGGCCCAGCCGCCGCCGGGCACCGTCGCGATCCGGCTGGAGCCCTTCGACGGGACCCGGGTCGACACCTGGGTGCGGACCTGGAACCAGGTCAACGCCGCCGCGTTCCGGGCGCCGGGCGCGCGGCCGCTCGACCCGGCCACCGTGCTGTCGCACCGGGAGTTGGCGGAGCAGCCGCTACTGCTGTTGATGCTGGCGCTCTACGACGCCGAGGGGCACGACCTGCGCCAGGCCGGGGAGCTGCGCCGGGGGGAGCTGTACGAGCGGCTGCTGAGTCGCTTCGCCCGCCGGGAGGTGGTCAAGCAGCGCGACGGCCTGCCCGACCGGGAGCTGGACCGGGCGGTCGAGGAGGAGCTGCGCCGGTTGGCGGTGGTCGCGTTCGCGATGTTCAACCGGGGCGTCCAGTGGGTGACCACGAACGAACTGGACGCCGACCTGGCCGCGTTGCCGTTCGGCGGGTCCGGGGCGGCCCGACGGGACGGGTTGCGCGCCCCGCTGGCGGCGGCCGAGGTGGTGCTGGGCCGGTTCTTCTTCATCCACCGCTCCCGTTCGTCCGACGAGGAGCGCCGCCGCGAGACGTACGAGTTCCTGCACGCCACCTTCGGCGAGTACCTGGTCGCCCGGCTCACCGCGCAGGTGGTCGACGATCTCGTCGCCCGCGACGGGGCCGCCAGCCTCTCCTGGGCCGGCGAGCCGCCCGACGACGACCTGCTGCACGCGCTGCTGTCGTACGGCGTGCTCAGCACCCGGGCCACCGTGCTGGCCTTCCTCGACGAGCGGCTGGCCAGGCGGGCGGTGGCGGACCGGGCGGCCTGGCGGGATCTGCTGCTGCGGCTGTTCCGCGCCGCCCCGTACGCGGCCGGCGCCCGGCGGTTCGACAGCTACCACCCCCGCCGGCTGCGGGTGCCCGCCCGGTACGCCGCCTACAGCGCCAACCTGCTGCTGCTCATCCTGGCCGACGGCGGTCCGGTGACCGGGTGGACGTTGTTCCCGCAGGCGACCGACCCGGTCGACGACTGGCGGGCGCAGGTGGGGCTCTGGCGTGCCCAGTTGGACCCCGAGCAGTGGCAGAGCCTCAGTGACCTGCTGGCCCTGGAACGCATCGAGGAGGGGGCCGGGCGGGATGTCCGCATCTGGACGGACGACCGGTTCGCGGTGCCACCGGACATGGACGTGCCGTGGAACGCCGGGTTGCCCGGGCAACTGGCGAGCGGCTACGCCGCGCCGCGCGAGCTGCTCGCCAGACTGCGGCGGAACGCCCACCTGTCCTGCGACCCGGAAGCCGCCATCGTCGTGCACGCCCTGGAGCCGGTGTTCGACAAGCTTTCGTCGGCGCTCGCCGTCTTCGGAGACGTGAACGGCATCGTTCACGTGTCGGCGGCCCACGCGCTGCTCGACGCCTGGCTGCTGCCGTTGCGGCCGGCGACCCAGCAGGAGCGGACGTACACGTATCTGCGCTGCGTGCGGCTGGTGAACGGGCTGCCGGCCATGGTCCCGGTGTGGGATCGGGCGGCGTTCCTTCGGCTGCTGCTCGACCGGCTCGCGACGGACCGCGAGGCGTCCGCCGAGGTGGTCGTCGAGGTGCTGGCCGCCTGCCACCCCGAGCCGCTTCAGGATTCCGCGGTGGTCTTCGCGCTGCTGCGTTGCGTGCGGCGGGTGCTGGGGTCCGACGAGGCGACGGACCTGCGGCTCTCCCTGATCGTGGATGCCACGGTGCGGGACTGGACCGGCCTGCTCGACATCACCCTCGACGACGTGACCGCCGATGTGCTGGTACGGCTGGCTGCGCGAGGGGTGTCGACCCCGTTCATCACGCCCGACCAGCTGGCCGCTTTCGACGCCAGCTACGGCGGGCAGCATCCCGACCTGGTGCGGCGGCTGCGCCCGCTGGTGCGGGAGGTGGCCGGGGTTGACGGTGAAACACCGACAGGACGCTGTCGCGGCGGACCCCGAGGCTGA
- a CDS encoding helix-turn-helix transcriptional regulator, translated as MNRTDRLYALVEELRAVSPRPRSARWLAQRFEVSTRTVERDIAALQAAGVPIWAEPGRTGGYVIDRARTLPPVNLTPAEAVAMALALHRLGGTPFAAAAGAALRKLVAVMPAADVAEAHRLAGRVHLIGDGPATPVPAAVADAVAAGRVLRLTYADRSGADSARDVEPLAYLGNARHWYLLAWCRLRDGLRCFRTDRIRSVHPLAEAVTRELHPGDLDIPHDRLHPLSLV; from the coding sequence GTGAACCGGACGGACCGTCTCTACGCTCTGGTGGAGGAGTTGCGGGCGGTGTCGCCGCGCCCGCGCAGCGCCCGCTGGCTGGCCCAGCGCTTCGAGGTCAGCACCCGGACCGTCGAGCGGGACATCGCCGCGCTCCAGGCCGCCGGGGTGCCGATCTGGGCCGAGCCGGGTCGCACCGGCGGTTACGTGATCGACCGGGCGCGTACCCTGCCGCCGGTCAACCTGACGCCAGCCGAGGCGGTGGCGATGGCCCTCGCGTTGCACCGCCTCGGCGGCACGCCGTTCGCGGCCGCCGCCGGTGCGGCGCTGCGCAAGCTGGTCGCCGTGATGCCGGCCGCCGACGTCGCCGAGGCGCACCGCCTCGCCGGCCGGGTGCACCTGATCGGCGACGGGCCGGCCACGCCCGTCCCGGCCGCCGTCGCCGACGCGGTCGCCGCCGGGCGGGTGCTCCGCCTGACGTACGCGGACCGCTCCGGCGCGGACTCGGCGCGGGACGTGGAGCCGCTGGCCTACCTGGGCAACGCCCGACACTGGTATCTGCTGGCCTGGTGCCGGCTGCGCGACGGGCTGCGCTGCTTCCGCACCGACCGGATCCGCTCGGTGCACCCGCTGGCCGAGGCGGTGACCCGGGAGCTGCACCCCGGCGACCTCGACATCCCGCACGACCGGCTGCACCCGCTCAGTCTGGTCTGA
- the glnA gene encoding type I glutamate--ammonia ligase, with translation MDRQQEFVLRTLEERDIRFVRLWFTDVLGTLKSVSVAPAELEAAFDEGIGFDGSAIEGFARVFESDMVAMPDPTTFQVFPFEGGVSGESARMFCDILLPDGSPSWADPRHVLRRALSRAAEKGFTFYTHPEIEFFLLENGAQDGSVPVPVDTGGYFEHTTHAVARDFRRQAVLALERIGISVEYSHHEVAPGQQEIDLRYADALTTADNIMTFRHVVKEVALSTGVQASFMPKPFTDQPGSGMHTHLSLFEGERNAFHDAGDPMKLSKVARSFIAGLLTHAREYTAVTNQWVNSYKRLFPLALPDRITESPAYVCWGHLNRSALVRVPAYGKPNSARVEVRSLDSATNPYLAFAVMLGAGLKGIEEGYELPPGAEDDVWSLSSAERRAMGYEALPENLAEAIDVMAGSELVAEILGEHVFDFFLRNKRAEWEQYRREVTPYERQRYLSL, from the coding sequence GTGGACCGTCAGCAGGAGTTCGTCCTCCGTACGCTGGAAGAGCGGGACATCCGGTTCGTCCGGCTGTGGTTCACCGACGTGCTCGGCACCCTGAAGAGCGTGTCGGTGGCCCCCGCGGAGCTGGAGGCGGCCTTCGACGAGGGCATCGGCTTCGACGGCTCGGCGATCGAGGGATTCGCCCGGGTCTTCGAGTCCGACATGGTGGCGATGCCCGACCCCACCACCTTCCAGGTCTTCCCCTTCGAGGGTGGGGTGAGCGGCGAGAGCGCCCGGATGTTCTGCGACATCCTGCTCCCCGACGGCAGCCCGTCCTGGGCCGACCCGCGGCACGTGCTGCGCCGGGCGCTGTCCCGGGCGGCGGAGAAGGGGTTCACCTTCTACACCCATCCCGAGATCGAGTTCTTCCTGCTGGAGAACGGCGCGCAGGACGGCTCGGTGCCGGTCCCGGTGGACACCGGCGGCTACTTCGAGCACACCACCCACGCGGTCGCGCGGGACTTCCGCCGGCAGGCCGTGCTGGCGCTGGAACGGATCGGCATCTCGGTCGAGTACAGCCACCACGAGGTGGCCCCCGGCCAGCAGGAGATCGACCTGCGCTACGCCGACGCGCTCACCACCGCCGACAACATCATGACCTTCCGGCACGTGGTCAAGGAGGTGGCCCTCTCCACCGGCGTGCAGGCCAGCTTCATGCCGAAGCCGTTCACCGACCAGCCGGGCAGCGGCATGCACACCCACCTGTCGCTCTTCGAGGGGGAGCGCAACGCGTTCCACGACGCCGGCGACCCGATGAAGCTGTCCAAGGTGGCCAGGTCGTTCATCGCCGGGCTGCTCACCCACGCCCGGGAGTACACCGCGGTCACCAACCAGTGGGTCAACTCGTACAAGCGGCTCTTCCCGCTGGCCCTGCCCGACCGGATCACCGAGAGCCCGGCGTACGTCTGCTGGGGCCACCTGAACCGGTCCGCACTGGTCCGGGTGCCGGCGTACGGCAAGCCGAACTCGGCCCGGGTGGAGGTGCGCTCGCTGGACTCGGCGACCAACCCGTACCTGGCCTTCGCGGTGATGCTCGGCGCCGGCCTGAAGGGCATCGAGGAGGGGTACGAGCTGCCCCCGGGCGCCGAGGACGACGTCTGGTCGTTGAGCAGCGCCGAGCGCCGGGCGATGGGGTACGAGGCGCTGCCGGAGAATCTGGCCGAGGCGATCGACGTGATGGCCGGCTCCGAACTGGTCGCCGAGATCCTCGGCGAGCACGTCTTCGACTTCTTCCTGCGCAACAAGCGGGCCGAGTGGGAGCAGTACCGCCGCGAGGTCACCCCGTACGAGCGGCAGCGCTACCTGTCGCTCTGA
- a CDS encoding NAD+ synthase translates to MPTLRLALCQVDPTVGDLAGNAGLVRAWSRRAADAGAQLALFPELMLTGYPVEDLVFRRSFVAASQAALERLAADLAADGLGELPVLVGYLDADGPPQVSSDAEPGRGARNAAALLHQGGVVARYFKHHLPNYGVFDEDRYFVPGNTLNVVRIGGVDVALTICEDLWQAGGPFAVARQADVGLVLNINGSPYELNKDDVRLPLVRRRAAEAGATIAYVNMVGGQDELVYDGDSMIVSADGTLLARAPQFVEHLLLHDVELPTAREPAGGAEELADGMRVVRAEVGDVPPAPGGAPAVGGIIEPVADEAELWQALVLGLRDYVDKNRFPSVVLGLSGGIDSAVAAAISVDALGPDRVVGVSMPSQHSSEHSRSDAEELAKRTGLDYRIQPIQPMVDAFLANMSLSGVAVENLQARVRGVILMALSNQEGHLVLTTGNKSELAVGYSTLYGDSVGGYNPVKDVWKTLIWRLARWRNADAGRRGETPPIPENSIGKPPSAELSPGQLDSDTLPDYDVLDPILIGYVDGDLGRDGLIASGHDPAIVDRVLRMVDTAEYKRRQSAPGTKISMKAFGRDRRLPITNRWRERG, encoded by the coding sequence ATGCCCACCCTGCGTCTCGCCCTGTGCCAGGTCGACCCGACCGTCGGCGACCTGGCCGGCAACGCCGGCCTGGTCCGCGCCTGGTCCCGCAGGGCCGCCGACGCCGGCGCCCAGCTCGCCCTCTTCCCGGAGCTGATGCTGACCGGGTACCCGGTCGAGGATCTGGTCTTCCGCCGCTCCTTCGTCGCCGCGTCGCAGGCCGCGCTGGAGCGGCTCGCCGCCGACCTGGCCGCCGACGGGCTCGGCGAGTTGCCCGTCCTGGTCGGCTACCTGGACGCGGACGGCCCACCGCAGGTCAGCTCCGACGCCGAGCCGGGCCGGGGCGCCCGCAACGCCGCCGCGCTGCTGCACCAGGGCGGGGTGGTGGCCCGGTACTTCAAGCACCACCTGCCCAACTACGGCGTCTTCGACGAGGACCGCTACTTCGTCCCCGGCAACACGCTGAACGTGGTGCGGATCGGCGGGGTGGACGTCGCGCTGACCATCTGCGAGGACCTCTGGCAGGCCGGCGGCCCGTTCGCGGTGGCCCGGCAGGCCGACGTCGGGCTGGTGCTCAACATCAACGGTTCGCCGTACGAGCTGAACAAGGACGACGTCCGGCTGCCACTGGTCCGCCGCCGCGCCGCGGAGGCCGGCGCGACCATCGCGTACGTGAACATGGTCGGGGGCCAGGACGAGCTGGTCTACGACGGCGACTCGATGATCGTCAGCGCGGACGGGACCCTGCTGGCCCGGGCCCCGCAGTTCGTCGAGCACCTGCTGCTGCACGACGTCGAGCTGCCCACGGCGCGGGAGCCGGCCGGCGGCGCGGAGGAACTGGCCGACGGGATGCGGGTGGTCCGGGCCGAGGTCGGCGACGTGCCGCCGGCCCCGGGCGGGGCGCCCGCGGTCGGCGGGATCATCGAGCCGGTCGCCGACGAGGCGGAGCTGTGGCAGGCGCTGGTACTGGGCCTGCGCGACTACGTCGACAAGAACCGGTTCCCGTCGGTGGTGCTCGGCCTCTCCGGCGGTATCGACTCGGCGGTGGCGGCGGCCATCTCGGTGGACGCGCTCGGCCCGGACCGGGTGGTCGGGGTGTCGATGCCCAGCCAGCACTCCTCCGAGCACTCCCGCTCCGACGCCGAGGAGCTGGCCAAGCGGACCGGCCTGGACTACCGGATCCAGCCGATCCAGCCGATGGTGGACGCCTTCCTGGCCAACATGTCGCTCTCCGGCGTGGCCGTGGAGAACCTCCAGGCCCGGGTCCGTGGCGTGATCCTGATGGCGCTGTCGAACCAGGAGGGCCACCTGGTCCTCACCACCGGTAACAAGAGCGAACTGGCCGTCGGATACTCCACCCTCTACGGCGACTCGGTCGGCGGCTACAACCCGGTAAAGGACGTCTGGAAGACGCTGATCTGGCGGCTGGCCAGGTGGCGCAACGCCGACGCCGGGCGCCGCGGCGAGACCCCGCCGATCCCGGAGAACTCGATCGGCAAGCCGCCGTCGGCGGAGCTGAGCCCCGGCCAACTCGACAGCGACACCCTGCCCGACTACGACGTCCTCGACCCGATCCTGATCGGCTATGTCGACGGCGACCTGGGCCGGGACGGCCTGATCGCGTCCGGCCACGACCCGGCCATCGTGGACCGGGTGCTGCGGATGGTGGATACCGCCGAGTACAAGCGGCGGCAGTCGGCCCCCGGCACGAAGATCTCGATGAAGGCGTTCGGGCGGGACCGCCGGCTGCCGATCACCAACCGCTGGCGCGAGCGCGGCTGA
- the panB gene encoding 3-methyl-2-oxobutanoate hydroxymethyltransferase has product MVESTPTEVTALYGGPVTRRVRTRDLIAAKERGERWPMLTSYDQYTAAIFDQAGIPVLLVGDSAANNVFGYETTLPVTAEELLPLVRAVVRATKHSLIVGDLPFGSYEEGPAQALRTAVRFMKEGGCHAVKLEGGRRCAAQVEAIVGAGIPVMAHIGFTPQSEHTLGGYRVQGRGDTAEEVIADARAVAEAGAFAVVLEMVPGEVAKRITAELRIPTVGIGAGPETDAQVLVWQDMAGLRTGKAPRFVKRYADLAGALTDATRRFADEVRGGEFPAAEHTF; this is encoded by the coding sequence ATGGTGGAGTCCACCCCGACCGAGGTGACCGCCCTCTACGGCGGGCCGGTCACCCGACGGGTACGCACCCGCGACCTGATCGCGGCCAAGGAGCGCGGCGAGCGGTGGCCGATGCTCACCTCGTACGACCAGTACACCGCCGCGATCTTCGACCAGGCGGGGATCCCGGTGCTGCTGGTCGGCGATTCGGCGGCGAACAACGTCTTCGGCTACGAGACCACCCTGCCGGTGACCGCCGAGGAGCTGCTGCCCCTGGTCCGCGCGGTGGTACGGGCGACGAAGCACTCGCTCATCGTCGGTGACCTGCCCTTCGGCTCGTACGAGGAAGGGCCGGCGCAGGCGCTGCGCACCGCGGTGCGGTTCATGAAGGAGGGCGGCTGCCACGCGGTGAAGCTGGAGGGCGGCCGGCGCTGCGCGGCGCAGGTCGAGGCGATCGTCGGGGCCGGCATCCCGGTGATGGCGCACATCGGCTTCACCCCGCAGAGCGAGCACACCCTGGGCGGCTACCGGGTGCAGGGCCGGGGCGACACCGCCGAGGAGGTGATCGCCGACGCGCGGGCGGTGGCCGAGGCGGGCGCCTTCGCGGTGGTGCTGGAGATGGTGCCCGGCGAGGTGGCCAAGCGGATCACCGCCGAGCTGCGGATCCCCACGGTCGGCATCGGCGCCGGCCCGGAGACCGACGCCCAGGTGCTGGTCTGGCAGGACATGGCCGGACTGCGCACCGGCAAGGCGCCCCGCTTCGTCAAGCGCTACGCCGACCTGGCCGGCGCCCTCACCGACGCCACCCGCCGGTTCGCCGACGAGGTACGCGGCGGCGAGTTCCCCGCCGCCGAGCACACCTTCTGA
- a CDS encoding MerR family transcriptional regulator produces the protein MRIGELAAQSGLTTDTIRFYEKLGLVAGARLANGYRDFPPETVPWLHYVRTAQALGFSLAEIAWHGEELRDAPDSAAALSALFADKITVIDARIAELAALRAELTARARTDCPLRPTT, from the coding sequence ATGCGTATCGGAGAGCTGGCCGCTCAGTCGGGCCTGACCACGGACACGATCCGGTTCTACGAGAAGCTCGGCCTCGTCGCCGGCGCCCGGCTGGCGAACGGCTACCGGGACTTCCCGCCGGAGACGGTGCCCTGGCTGCACTACGTCCGCACGGCACAGGCCCTCGGGTTCTCACTGGCGGAGATCGCCTGGCACGGCGAGGAGTTACGCGACGCGCCCGACTCCGCGGCGGCGCTGTCGGCACTGTTCGCCGACAAGATCACCGTCATCGACGCGCGGATCGCGGAGCTGGCCGCCCTGCGGGCCGAGCTGACCGCCCGTGCCCGCACAGACTGCCCCCTACGCCCCACCACCTGA
- the npdG gene encoding NADPH-dependent F420 reductase, with amino-acid sequence MGYDASTLPDVSELIVGIVGGTGDQGRGLAYRFARSGQSVLIGSRSADRAAQAAAEIAALPGVAAGTAVSGADNDEVARRSDVVIIAVPWDGHAATVAALAEPLAGKIVVDCVNPLGFDKQGPYALPVAEGSAVQQAAGLLPESRVCAAFNHVSAPLLADPEIDRIDLDVLICTEDRELVGVVAALAARIPGMRGIYAGRLRNAHQIEAFTANLIAINKRYKAHAGIRVTDL; translated from the coding sequence ATGGGGTATGACGCGAGCACGTTGCCGGATGTGTCGGAACTGATTGTCGGCATCGTCGGGGGTACCGGCGACCAGGGGCGAGGGCTCGCCTATCGGTTCGCCCGGTCGGGGCAGAGCGTGCTGATCGGTTCCCGGTCGGCCGACCGGGCGGCACAGGCCGCCGCGGAGATCGCCGCGCTGCCCGGCGTCGCCGCCGGTACGGCGGTATCCGGTGCGGACAACGACGAGGTGGCCCGCCGCAGCGACGTGGTGATCATCGCGGTGCCCTGGGACGGGCACGCCGCCACCGTCGCCGCACTGGCCGAGCCGCTCGCCGGCAAGATCGTGGTCGACTGCGTCAACCCGCTGGGTTTCGACAAGCAGGGCCCGTACGCGCTGCCCGTCGCGGAGGGCAGCGCCGTGCAGCAGGCCGCCGGGCTGCTGCCGGAATCCCGGGTCTGCGCCGCCTTCAACCACGTCAGCGCGCCGCTGCTGGCCGACCCGGAGATCGACCGGATCGACCTGGACGTGCTGATCTGCACCGAGGACCGGGAGCTGGTCGGCGTGGTCGCGGCGCTCGCCGCCCGGATCCCCGGCATGCGGGGCATCTACGCCGGCCGGCTGCGCAACGCCCACCAGATCGAGGCGTTCACCGCGAACCTCATCGCGATCAACAAGCGTTACAAGGCCCACGCCGGCATCCGCGTCACCGACCTGTGA